CTTTCGACGTCAGCCAGACTTCATTCTTCTCGTCATCGTAGTGATAATCCTCGTCTTCTTTCAAAGTCGTAATGAAGGTATCCATGATACCATAGAAGTTTGACTGAACCCGAGGGGCACCAGAGATAACCAGAGGGACCTGAGCGCTGTCCAAGAGGATGGAGTCAATCTCGTCGATAATCACATAGTTGAAAGGACTAAGATACTGGCTGTCCTTGTTCTCTGCTAGATTTTCAATCAGATAGTCAAAGCCCAAGGCACTATTGGTCGTATAGACAATATCCGCCTGGTAAATCTGCCGCTTCTGCTTGGGCGTCAGCTTTTCAGTCTCATCCGCTACCACAGCTGTCTCAATAGTCAGCCCCAGAAAACGATAGACCTGTCCCATTTCCTGAGCATCCCGCAGAGCCAGATAGGTATTGGTAGTCACCAGCATAGCTCCTTGACCAGACAGGGCATTGAGATAGAGCGGCATGGTAGCCGTCAGAGTCTTGCCCTCTCCCGTAGCCATCTCAGCGACATTGCCCTCATGAAGAACAATGGCCCCCATGACCTGCACATCGTAGGGGAACATGCCCAGGACCCGCTTGTCTGCTTCCCGCACGACAGCATAAGCCTCTGGCAGCAAGTCGTCTAAAGTCTCACCTGCGGTCAGTCTTTCCTTAAATTCCTGTGTTTTCTTTCGCAGTTCAGCGTCTGACAAGCCTGCCATTTCTGACTCAAAGCTCTTGACTTTGGCTAAGATTTTCTTTAAGCGCTGAATTTGAAAATGATTTTTAATCATCAGACTCCTCTATGATTTGGTCAATGTTTAGGCAATGAAACTCTAAGGACTCAACTCCTGCACTCAGCAGCTGAACCTTATAGCTATAGGCTTCGTTTGGGTAGGTAAAGATCATACTCTCCGAGCGCTCCACTTGATTGCTGATTTCTTTCTCATAACGGTCAAAGAAGATGATTTTCAGAAAGACGCTGGATTCAGGATAGGTGGTCATATCTCTAGACAGGCAATAGCGAGCCCCCTTTTTGAGCAAGGGGAGAGCAGGCACCTGCCGGTCTCGCTGATAGTTCCATTTGGAAGACCATTCATGGATGGTCTGGCCGGAGGCCATCAGTTTATTTTCAAAAAATATATGTGAAGGGGAATGAATGATAAGGGTAGTTCCATAGAGATAGGTAAAGTCAGTCATTTTACCAGCTGCCGAAACCCCTCTCAGCTCTCCCCAGTAAATGCCCTTTCTTTTTTGAATCTTCATTTCTTTCTCCCAAATTCCTTTTCCAATATCATTCGATAGTAATTCATAAACCAAGACACAGACACAGCTAAGTCGTCATTATGCCGTCCCGGGACACCTCTGCTAATCAGCTTGGCCTCGGTCAGATGAAGAGCTGCTACCAGGTCCTCATAGGCCGTCGGATCATAGTCCTCTTCTCTCATATAGGCGATACCAAAGGTCGTCCGGCTGAAATCAGCCTTCTCAAACTTATGCCAGTAGCGTTGATTCAGTTCTTCTACATGTTCCTGATCTTTGCCACCCGTGTGACGGTGAAGGACATCTAGAGCCGTCGGAAAGACCTCGGGCAGGCGTAAACGACCACGTTGGGCAATAGTGCCTAGATTTCCCAAGGGCTTGGACAAAACGATAGCCCGCGGACGAAACTCCGAACCGTAATAAACCGCACCATAGGTCCCCATTGACATGCCTGATAGAATCAAATCCCGCTCGGTAAAGCCCAGAAAGTCCAAATGTTCTTGGATAATCTTATGAATACTGCTCTCCAGCTCCTGACTGCCCAGATAAAACATACCGCCATCCACGCGCGGATCTGAAAACAAGAGAAAAGGACAGCCTAAACTCCGCATCATTCCAAAGCCCTCGAAGCCTTCCGCCCGACGGTAACCAGAAAAATAAACAGCCAAAGGCGGCTTCAAATCTCCCGGATAAAAGAAGTAATTAATCTCCTGACGGTGGCTATCGCGAAAAATCTTCCCACCCAGAACATACTTACCAAACTCAAAGCGGGTCAGACGCTGATGCAGAGCGCCAACCTGAATCCATCCCACTCCTCTAGCCTCTAAACTGACTCCCAAATAGGAAGTAAAGTCATTGTCCAGAACCATGGATTCCCGCATGTCCTCTTCTGCGAAAATAGTCTCGCGAGCAATGTCCGCAGTCGAGCCTTCCTGGATATTATAGAGGCGCAGCCGCAGCTCACAGCTGCCGGACTTTTCATATTCAAGCCAGAGTTCAACTGGATTGAACTTGTTGGCAATAATATTGTATTTCCATGACACGATTGGCTGAAAGTCCTGACCAAAGTCACCTTCCAGCTCTAGATTTTCATAGCCATTGTAGCAAATCTTGCCCCGAAATCCAGGGCTAACGACCATATCAAGCGGGGTCATCTTATCCCCATACTGGCCGGAAAAGAGAGCCTTGGACAGCTTGCGGACTAGATCAGCTCGATCGCTCATATCCGTTGGCTGAGCGCAGTGACGCTTGAGAAAATACTCAATATCCGCTTCCTGGGTTTCCTGTTGCTGATCATAGAAAACCGTATGGGGGACAATCTTGTCTTCAATCATAAACAAATCTGGGATTCGACGCAAATCGTCCACCAGAATCGCATCAAACTTGCCAATCTTATCCATCTCCATGACCTTTTTGATAGCTAGATTGGAGTTAGGAAAGAAATAATACCAAGCCATATTGTCTGGAATGGCAAGCTCCTTGCTCCAGTCGCTTGAGCCAATCTGTAAGATTTTCAGCTTATTTTGCATTCTCAGCCTCCTTGAGCCACTGCTCCCACCGGCCAATCAGCTCCAGACCAGTATTATGATGGATTTTTTCAATAGAATAAATCAGGGCCTGGTTCCAATTTTTCAAACCTTCCAAGTAATATTCTGCAGCAGTCGGAACATCAGAGATAGAGTCTAAGATATAGCCATTTTGCAGATGGGTCACATAGTCCGAGCCCACCAGATTAATCTGCGGAATCCCAGCAGAAATACCAGCAATCTGCGTATAGAGATTGGGCTGCTCACTCAGGTCAATAATTAACCGTGTATCATCCAGCTCCTGAATCAAGCTGAGCTCGTCCGTGATATTCTTAATGGTGAAACGGAGGTCCTGCTCCTGATTTTCCAGCAGGGCATTCTCAGCCTGCTCACTGCGGCGGTAGTTCTTGACAAATTCATACTGATTCAGATATTCATCAATAACCTCCTGCACCTTGGTCTCCACCTTTTGGATTCCTTCCTGCCAAGCATTGTAAACACCGATAGTCAGCTCTGTATCCGGATGCTTGGCCACATAGTGGAGAACCTTGAAGATGGCATAGTCATTAAGCCCTTCTTCCAGATTAATCTGATAAAAAATCTTGGATTCACGACGACGCTGGCTCTTGCCCAGCTGCAGACGAGTATCAAAAGGCGACAGGTAATGCACCTTCTGAGCCTGCCCAGGCAGGTAGCGCTGAATAGCCTTCTTGAAATCCATACGATCAGTCAAGACTAAATCCGCCTGCTGCAAATCTGCATCTAGAGCTGGCCAATCCACTGTATGATTGCGCTCGTGGAAAAAGCTGAGAATGATTTGAACATTCTTGGGCAATAAGCGCAAAATGGCTTGAGTGTATAAGGGATGCGTTGCTAGGACAAACCGGCTGTCCTCTCCTGCATTGCGCTCGATATAGTGGCCCAATTTCTCCAAGATTAAGTCTGGCATTCGCTCATACTCCAGCTTATCAAAGTCCAGTAAGTAAGCAGGATTGACCTCTACCCGGCAGTTGTCAGGCTTGAGATGCTCACGAATCCGCCAGTCACCATCCGGCTGTAGGTAGTCCTGATAAAGGGGCTGCCCCTCTTCATAATAGGTGATACTGGAGACAAATCCCCGATCATCAAAGATATAAAACTTCTCCAGCTGGTCATCCTTGAAAAACTTGATGAAGCTGATAAAGCCTTCTACTCCAAACTCGATATGAGCATAGAGATGGCCTTGCCTACGGACCATGACTAGAAAGGGCGTATAGACAAACTCGCAGTCTGGCTCCCAGTCCAGATCCTTGATTTGTAACACCTGCATTTCTTTAGACTGGATTCCCTGAATCTCGTCAAAAACTGAGTAATAATCCGTCTCAAAAATATCCTGCCGATGCAAGAGGTAGCGGGCATGCGGCATATAGGCTGGCAAAAGCAGCTGGACTGGCAGATTTTCACTTTGAAAAATCCGAATCTGATGAATCGAATCATCAAACTCCAAACGCTGCATGGAGCGGTACCAAGGGACAATATCCCGGTGCCAAACTCGATCCCCACTGCCACTCCATGAAGGAATAAAGTAATACATAGTTTCTCCTACAACAATGAACGATAACGGTCATTAAGCGTCAAGGCCTCCACCTCGTTCTTAATAGAAAAGACCATTCCGATAAAAATCATAAAAATCCCCGGAATCATGCTGAGCCGCAGATAGCGAATATCCAGCAACACCACCATCATAGGCAGACCAGCAATCATAATCAGATAGAAAGCACCCACAATAGCAAAATAAGTCACCAAGCCATTGATATAATGGCGGGTCGCTACTCCGGGATAAACATTTTCAATATACTCTCCACTCTTTTGCATCCGCTCAGCAATCTGGTCGCCACTGATATTGATAAAGGCGAAGGCCAGCG
This window of the Streptococcus sanguinis genome carries:
- the asp2 gene encoding accessory Sec system protein Asp2, encoding MQNKLKILQIGSSDWSKELAIPDNMAWYYFFPNSNLAIKKVMEMDKIGKFDAILVDDLRRIPDLFMIEDKIVPHTVFYDQQQETQEADIEYFLKRHCAQPTDMSDRADLVRKLSKALFSGQYGDKMTPLDMVVSPGFRGKICYNGYENLELEGDFGQDFQPIVSWKYNIIANKFNPVELWLEYEKSGSCELRLRLYNIQEGSTADIARETIFAEEDMRESMVLDNDFTSYLGVSLEARGVGWIQVGALHQRLTRFEFGKYVLGGKIFRDSHRQEINYFFYPGDLKPPLAVYFSGYRRAEGFEGFGMMRSLGCPFLLFSDPRVDGGMFYLGSQELESSIHKIIQEHLDFLGFTERDLILSGMSMGTYGAVYYGSEFRPRAIVLSKPLGNLGTIAQRGRLRLPEVFPTALDVLHRHTGGKDQEHVEELNQRYWHKFEKADFSRTTFGIAYMREEDYDPTAYEDLVAALHLTEAKLISRGVPGRHNDDLAVSVSWFMNYYRMILEKEFGRKK
- the asp1 gene encoding accessory Sec system protein Asp1 gives rise to the protein MYYFIPSWSGSGDRVWHRDIVPWYRSMQRLEFDDSIHQIRIFQSENLPVQLLLPAYMPHARYLLHRQDIFETDYYSVFDEIQGIQSKEMQVLQIKDLDWEPDCEFVYTPFLVMVRRQGHLYAHIEFGVEGFISFIKFFKDDQLEKFYIFDDRGFVSSITYYEEGQPLYQDYLQPDGDWRIREHLKPDNCRVEVNPAYLLDFDKLEYERMPDLILEKLGHYIERNAGEDSRFVLATHPLYTQAILRLLPKNVQIILSFFHERNHTVDWPALDADLQQADLVLTDRMDFKKAIQRYLPGQAQKVHYLSPFDTRLQLGKSQRRRESKIFYQINLEEGLNDYAIFKVLHYVAKHPDTELTIGVYNAWQEGIQKVETKVQEVIDEYLNQYEFVKNYRRSEQAENALLENQEQDLRFTIKNITDELSLIQELDDTRLIIDLSEQPNLYTQIAGISAGIPQINLVGSDYVTHLQNGYILDSISDVPTAAEYYLEGLKNWNQALIYSIEKIHHNTGLELIGRWEQWLKEAENAK
- the asp3 gene encoding accessory Sec system protein Asp3, with translation MKIQKRKGIYWGELRGVSAAGKMTDFTYLYGTTLIIHSPSHIFFENKLMASGQTIHEWSSKWNYQRDRQVPALPLLKKGARYCLSRDMTTYPESSVFLKIIFFDRYEKEISNQVERSESMIFTYPNEAYSYKVQLLSAGVESLEFHCLNIDQIIEESDD